GGATGAAGTTTTCCTTAGTTTTTCTCCTCTTGGGGGCTACTGCGGGTTTTTACAGAGTCCTCTCTTATTACGGTTATCTTCCTGCCTTTGAGGAGAACTTAATTATACACTACAGCATACTTCTTTTTGGATGGATAGGACTGCTTATAGCCAGCGTATCCTTTCAGGTAGTGGAGATGTTTTTCATCACAGAAAGCTACGGCAAAAGATTTTCCATGAATTATCCCATCATGGTTTTACTTTTTTTACCCCTTTCCTTTCTTGGTGGTTTTTTTAGCCTACCTTTGAGCCTTCTCTTTATCATTTACTCTTTAATGACTTTAAAAAGGTTAATAAGAAGAGGAAGAAAGATGGAAGATTACACTCTATACTTCTGGTATCTTGGACAGATCAGCCTCATTTTTTCGGCAATCCTTTTGGTTTTTAAAGAGAGATTTCTTATACAGTTCCTGTTTTTTTACGCTGTTTTCTTCACCAGCATCATAATGGGTATGATGTACAGGATCATTCCCTTTCTTGTGTGGTTTCACATGAGTAATGAGGGAGGGGCAAACATACCTCTTATGTCCGAAGTTATACCACCAGAAAGGATCAAGCTGAGTTTCTACCTTCACTTGGCTTGGGTGGTGCTTACATCTATAGCCTATGTATTGGGAGACTTTTATGTGGTGGCGTCCTTTATTCACTTTATTTCTTCCCTTTTACTCCTTTACAACATATACACAGGTGGCATAGTTTACTTCAAAACTCAACCCTGACGGCTACACCGTGAAGTTTCCCGTGGGGGAATCTGTAAAATTCTACAAAGCTCGGTGTTACACGTTTGAGAAAGCTAAAGAGTTTCCATAGGAGTTTGTTGGTGTATATGTCCTCAACACCATAAAAGATGGCTCTCTCCCAAATACCTGCTTCTCTTAGTTCTCTATCTATGTCAAGCACTTCCATATAGCCGTATCTTATCTCAACAAGCCTCAAACCTTGAGCTATGCTCCCCTTTAAAAAAGTCTCAACCCCAAAAGGTTCGTCCTTTTTCACCAAGGAGAGGAACACATTATCTTCGTATAGTATGCCATGATCAAAAAATGTCTGCGTCACATAAGGTGGTATGTTTTTGAGGTCCCTTACCAAGAATATGGCTGTGCCCTTTATCTTAGGATTCTGTAGGTATAGATTTTCAAAGCTAAGAATAAATTCCCTAAAAGGCGTAAACTTCATACTTTTGTATAACTTTGACTGTCCTGCTGTGTACAAAACCATAACGGATAAAGGTATGAGGGCAAAGATAACTGACCAATAACCACCGTGAGGTATCTTGTAAAAGTTGGAGATAAAGAAGGTTATATCAATAAGGAGCAAAAGGACTGAGCCTATAAAGAAAAAAACTTGCCTTTTCATAAAGTGTATGAAAGTCAGGAAAAACCCAGTTATAACCATTACCGCGCTTACCGCAAAGCCGTATGCGGATGCCATGTTTTCAGAAGTTTTAAAGTTAAAGTACATGAAGATCACACCCGCCAGGAGCATCCAGTTGACAACAGGTATATAGATCTGTGTGCTTATTTCCGTTGAAGTGTGCTTTATGTTCAGAAGAGGTGCTATTCTTGTGTTTATAGCCTGGAACACTATGGAGAAGGCACCGCTTATAAGAGCCTGAGAAGCTATGACACCCGCGCACATAACCAAGACCAGAAAAGGTAAATAGAGTGTATCACCCAGAAGGGAGCGTGCAGATTCAAAAAAGATAGCTTGATGTTCTTTATCCTGATGTGTTAGAATGTAAGAAGCCTGTCCAAGATAGTTAAGAACCAGCATGGGAAAAACAAAAGCCCAGGCTCTTCTTATAGAGATTCTTCCAAGATGTCCCATGTCTGCGTATAGAGCTTCACCACCTGTGGCAGCGAGAAGAACCTCGGAAAGAGCTATAAAGCCTTTAATGGGATGGTTAATTAAAAACTCTATTGCATGATGTGGGCTTACCGCATAGAACACATACGGATATGAGAGAGCATGGTAGAAACCTATTATACCTATGGTAGCAAACCACAAAAGCATCACTGGTCCAAAGTAATCACCTATCTTCCCAGTCCCCTTAGGTTGGAGGAGGAAAAGTCCTACAGTAATAGCTATGGCAATGAGTATTACCTCAGACTGGTGGATATTTTCAAAACCAGGTATGAGTCTCACTCCTTCTGCTGAGCTCAGTATGGTTATAGCTGGTGTTATAACCCCGTCCCCCAACAGAAAGCCAAGCCCTATAAAAACCAGTACCCTGTAAAAGTTTCTCAATTTGCGATTGTTGGTCAAAGACTTGGCTATCTCACCCAGCACCACAGTACCACCCTCACCCTTTATGCTGAGATTCATGGCAAACCACGCATACTGGACGGTGACGAGAATTATAAGCGTCCATATTATGAGGGAAGCTATACCCAGTATTTCCTGCTGCGTAGGTTTTGTAAGAAGCACTATGACGCTGAAAGTATAAAGTGGGCTTGTACCTATGTCCCCAAAAACCGCCCCCATGGCTCGTATTACACTTTTTACACCGTAAAACATGTTATTCAAGCTTTATGTGTACATCTTTTAACTGCTTGGGACTTACATAATCTGGAGCACCTGTGAGAGGACATATGCCCTTCTGCGTCTTGGGGAAGGCTATGACATCCCTTATGGAGTCAAGACCTCTCATAAGAGCTATGAGCCTGTCAAGACCAAAGGCTAATCCACCGTGAGGTGGCGCTCCATAGCGCAAGGCTCTTAGAAGAAAACCAAACTTCTCCTCCGCCTCTACTTCTGATATGCCAAGCAGTTTAAACACAAGCTCCTGAACCTCCCTCCTGTGGATACGTATAGAGCCTCCCCCCACCTCATAACCGTTTATGACAAGGTCGTACGCTCTGGCTCTCACCCTTTTGAGAAGTTGCTTTTTCTCCTCTAAGTCTTGACTTTTGAGAGCCTCCTCAAGCAGTGGCAGGTCCTCCTCTTTGGGAGAAGTAAAGGGATGATGAAGGGATACAAATCTTCCCTCTTCCTCATCCCACTCCATAAGGGGAAAGTCTACTACCCAGAGAAGGTCAAAGGTGTTATCTCTTAAGAGCTGGTATTTTTTGGCTATGTGAAGCCTTAAACTTCCAAGAATTTTGTAAGCCATATCCTGTTTGTCCGCTGAGAAAAATATGGTGTCTCCTTCATTGGCACTGGTTTTTTCTAAAAGGTTTTTTATCTCCTCATCACTGAGAAACTTGGTTATGGGTGAGTTTAGCTTACCATCCTCTACCTTTATCCATGCAAGCCCCCTTGCCCCAAGAGTTTGAACAAACTTGGTAAGCTCATCTATCTCCTTCCTTGATAGGTGTGAGTTTTTGAAGTTGATGGCTTTTACCGACCCACCACTCTGCAGAGCATCTTTGAATACTTTAAACTCTGTGTTTTTAAAGATATTACTAAGGTCCACCAGCTCAATACCAAACCTTCTATCTGGCTTATCAGTCCCATATCTCTCCAACACATCTTTATAAGACATCCGATCAAAAGGTCTTTTAAGCTCTATACCCAAAAGCTCTCTAAAGAGCTTGCATATTAGCTCTTCGCTAAAAGAAATAACATCTTCCTCTTCCACAAAGGACATCTCAAAATCTATCTGGGTAAATTCTGGTTGGCGATCGGCTCTT
The DNA window shown above is from Hydrogenobacter thermophilus TK-6 and carries:
- a CDS encoding KUP/HAK/KT family potassium transporter — encoded protein: MFYGVKSVIRAMGAVFGDIGTSPLYTFSVIVLLTKPTQQEILGIASLIIWTLIILVTVQYAWFAMNLSIKGEGGTVVLGEIAKSLTNNRKLRNFYRVLVFIGLGFLLGDGVITPAITILSSAEGVRLIPGFENIHQSEVILIAIAITVGLFLLQPKGTGKIGDYFGPVMLLWFATIGIIGFYHALSYPYVFYAVSPHHAIEFLINHPIKGFIALSEVLLAATGGEALYADMGHLGRISIRRAWAFVFPMLVLNYLGQASYILTHQDKEHQAIFFESARSLLGDTLYLPFLVLVMCAGVIASQALISGAFSIVFQAINTRIAPLLNIKHTSTEISTQIYIPVVNWMLLAGVIFMYFNFKTSENMASAYGFAVSAVMVITGFFLTFIHFMKRQVFFFIGSVLLLLIDITFFISNFYKIPHGGYWSVIFALIPLSVMVLYTAGQSKLYKSMKFTPFREFILSFENLYLQNPKIKGTAIFLVRDLKNIPPYVTQTFFDHGILYEDNVFLSLVKKDEPFGVETFLKGSIAQGLRLVEIRYGYMEVLDIDRELREAGIWERAIFYGVEDIYTNKLLWKLFSFLKRVTPSFVEFYRFPHGKLHGVAVRVEF
- the aspS gene encoding aspartate--tRNA ligase; protein product: MLKRTKYCGQVSEEDIGKELILCGWVHRIRNHGGVIFIDLRDREGIMQVVVEERTSPKAYEIADSLSSEYVIAVKGSVRRRPPGTENPKLKTGYYELLAQEIEVLNTSEPLPFPVDEETPVSEELKLRYRYIDLRRESMKESILFRHKAYQIIREVFIKHGFVEIETPFLTKSTPEGARDFLVPSRLHPGKFYALPQSPQLFKQILMVAGFDRYFQIVKCLRDEDLRADRQPEFTQIDFEMSFVEEEDVISFSEELICKLFRELLGIELKRPFDRMSYKDVLERYGTDKPDRRFGIELVDLSNIFKNTEFKVFKDALQSGGSVKAINFKNSHLSRKEIDELTKFVQTLGARGLAWIKVEDGKLNSPITKFLSDEEIKNLLEKTSANEGDTIFFSADKQDMAYKILGSLRLHIAKKYQLLRDNTFDLLWVVDFPLMEWDEEEGRFVSLHHPFTSPKEEDLPLLEEALKSQDLEEKKQLLKRVRARAYDLVINGYEVGGGSIRIHRREVQELVFKLLGISEVEAEEKFGFLLRALRYGAPPHGGLAFGLDRLIALMRGLDSIRDVIAFPKTQKGICPLTGAPDYVSPKQLKDVHIKLE